The Stigmatella ashevillena genomic sequence GACAGCCACGTCAGCCGGACCCGCAGGTCGTGCTCGCCCGGGGAAGGGACGAGCCCGAACGCCCTACTTGATGGCACCGGCGATCGAGAAGATGGGCAGGTACATGGCGATGAGGAAGCCACCCACCACGCCGCCCAGGAACACCATCAGCAGCGGTTCGATCATCGCCGTGAGACCCGCCACGGCCGCGTCCACCTCGTCATCGTAGAAGTCGGCGATCTTGTTGAGCATCGCGTCCATGGCGCCCGTGGCCTCACCCACGCCGATCATCTGCACCACCATGGAGGGAAACACGTTGGTCTCCAGCAGCGGACCGGCGATGTTCTTGCCTTCGGCGATCTTCCCTCGCACGTAGTAGATGGCCTCTTCGATGGTGCGGTTACCGGCCGTCTTCGCCGTCACGTCCAGCGCGTCGAGGATGGGCACACCGGAGGAGATCATCGTGCCCAGGGTCCGGGTGAAGCGCGCCACGGCCACCTTGCGAATGACGGGGCCAAACAGCGGCATCATGAGGATCACCCGGTCGAACACCTTGCGCCCCTTGGGGTTGCGGTAGGTGTAAACGAAGGTGAAGATGAAGGCGACGATGCCGGCCACCATGTGGAGGATCCACGCCTGGAGCCAGTTGGACATGTCCACCACGAACTGCGTGGGGCCAGGCAGCTCCGAGCCGAAGTCCTTGAACATCTTCTCGAAGACCGGCGTCACCTTGAGCAGCAGCAGCGCCGTCACGCCGATGGCCACGCAGATAACGACGCTCGGGTAGGTCATCGCGCTCTTGACCTTGCCCTTGAGCTTCTCGGCCTTCTCACGGTAGGCCGCCAGACGGTTGAGAATGGTATCGAGGATACCGCCCACCTCGCCCGCGGCGCACAGCTGGATGAACAGCTCGTCGAAGACCTTGGGGTGATCCTTCAACGCGTCCGCGAAGGTGGAGCCCTGCTCGACCTTGCCCTTGATGGCGAAGACGACCTTCTTGAAGGCCGGGTTCTCCATCTGGCCGCCCAGGATGTCCAAGCACTGCACCAGGGGCAGACCGGCATCGATCATCGTGGCGAACTGCCGGGTAAAGATGAGGATGTCCTTGCCCGTCACCCCGCTGCCGAACGCGAGGTTGATCTCCAGCGGCTTCTTCTTGACCTTGACAGGGTTGAGCCCCAAGGACTTCAGGCGTGCGTTGACCGCCTCGGCGTCCCCCGCCTCCATCTCTCCCTTCTTGGTCTCCCCACCTTTGGTTTTCGCTTCCCAAAGCCACTGGGTGGTCTTCTTGACCGGTGCAGCCTTCTGCAATGCTGGTGCAGCCATGCGTGTCCTCCGCGGGGAGACGGCACTCTACCGCGTGTCTCAAATTGCCATAACTAACGGCCAGGGGCTCCGCCGCCTGGCCGCTGCACGCCACCGGGGGCGCTGCCTGCCAGGATGTTGCGCAACTCCTCGGGATCGCTGGAGCGGCCCATGGCTTCTTCCTGGCTGATGAGCCGACGCGACAGGAGCGCCGCCAGCGCCTGATTGAACGTCTGCATGCCGTACTTGGCCTGTCCCACCTGCATGGAGGAGTAGACTTGGTGCACCTTGTCCTCACGGATGAGGTTCCGGATGGCGGGCGTGGGGATCATGACCTCCAGGGCCAGCACGCGGCCCGGGCCGCCTTGCTTGGCGACCAGCGCCTGGCTCATCACGCCTTCGAGCACGAAGGACATCTGGGCGCGCACCTGCGGCTGCTGGTACGGCGGGAACACGTCCAGCACGCGGTTGATGGTCTGCACCGCGCTGTTGGTGTGCAGGGTGGCGTAGCAGGTGTGGCCCGTCTCGGCGATGGTGAGCGCGGCCTCGATGGTCTCCAGGTCGCGCAACTCGCCCACCAGCACCACGTCCGGATCCTGACGGAGGATGTAGCGCAGCGCCGTCTTGAAGTTGCGGGTGTCCGCGCCCACCTCGCGCTGGTTGACGAGGCAGTTCTTGTGCGGGTGCAGGTACTCGATCGGATCCTCGATCGTCATGATGTGCTCATGACGCTCGCTGTTGATCTTGTCGATCATCGACGCCAGCGTGGTGGACTTGCCCGAACCGGTGGGGCCCGTGACGAGGATGAGTCCACGCGGGCGTTTGATGAGATCCGCCACCACCTGGGGCAAGCCCAGCTCCTGGAAGGTGAGGATCTTGAAGGGAATGGTCCGGAAGGCCGCGGCCACCGCGCCGCGCTGCATGTAGATGTTGGCGCGGAAGCGCGACAGCCCCTTCACACCGAAGGACAAGTCCAGCTCGTTGTCCTCTTCGAACTTGTGCTTCTGGGCATCCGTGAGGATGGAGTAGCAGAGCTGCTTGGTCTCCACCGGCGTGAGGGGCGCCGTCTTCAGTGGCACCAGTTCGCCGTCCACCCGGAGTTGCGGTGGAGAGCCAGTGGTGATGTGGAGGTCGGAAGCGCCCTTCTCGACCATCGCCTTGAGAAGCTGGTGCAGGTTGGCCACGGTAAGGAATCCCTCGGAATGCGGTGGGGTACGAAGAAAGCGTTGAAAGGTTAGAAGCGGTCCGGGGCGGTGTTTCCCACCACCTCTTCGAGGGTGGTGACGCCGTCCATCAGCTTGGCCAGCGCGGACATGCGCAGCGAGCTCATGCCCAGGCGGATCGCCTCCTGCTTGAG encodes the following:
- a CDS encoding type II secretion system F family protein, with protein sequence MAAPALQKAAPVKKTTQWLWEAKTKGGETKKGEMEAGDAEAVNARLKSLGLNPVKVKKKPLEINLAFGSGVTGKDILIFTRQFATMIDAGLPLVQCLDILGGQMENPAFKKVVFAIKGKVEQGSTFADALKDHPKVFDELFIQLCAAGEVGGILDTILNRLAAYREKAEKLKGKVKSAMTYPSVVICVAIGVTALLLLKVTPVFEKMFKDFGSELPGPTQFVVDMSNWLQAWILHMVAGIVAFIFTFVYTYRNPKGRKVFDRVILMMPLFGPVIRKVAVARFTRTLGTMISSGVPILDALDVTAKTAGNRTIEEAIYYVRGKIAEGKNIAGPLLETNVFPSMVVQMIGVGEATGAMDAMLNKIADFYDDEVDAAVAGLTAMIEPLLMVFLGGVVGGFLIAMYLPIFSIAGAIK
- a CDS encoding type IV pilus twitching motility protein PilT; amino-acid sequence: MANLHQLLKAMVEKGASDLHITTGSPPQLRVDGELVPLKTAPLTPVETKQLCYSILTDAQKHKFEEDNELDLSFGVKGLSRFRANIYMQRGAVAAAFRTIPFKILTFQELGLPQVVADLIKRPRGLILVTGPTGSGKSTTLASMIDKINSERHEHIMTIEDPIEYLHPHKNCLVNQREVGADTRNFKTALRYILRQDPDVVLVGELRDLETIEAALTIAETGHTCYATLHTNSAVQTINRVLDVFPPYQQPQVRAQMSFVLEGVMSQALVAKQGGPGRVLALEVMIPTPAIRNLIREDKVHQVYSSMQVGQAKYGMQTFNQALAALLSRRLISQEEAMGRSSDPEELRNILAGSAPGGVQRPGGGAPGR